One genomic segment of Methanothermobacter wolfeii includes these proteins:
- a CDS encoding HEAT repeat domain-containing protein, producing the protein MQRRENIERIIEQLKEDDEHMRVQVVELLSEIGEPAVDQLIEALDSENKLVRRGAAAALGNIGDPRAVEPLIRALEDENKWVRREVSTALSKMGEEAFEPLLESLSSDDWKIRGAAAWIIGNFKDERAIEPLVGLLEDDSGFVRSGAARSLEQIGGEKVKVEMEKLAETGSGFAKNVAINYLETH; encoded by the coding sequence ATGCAGAGGAGAGAGAACATTGAAAGGATCATTGAGCAGCTGAAGGAAGATGATGAACATATGAGGGTGCAGGTTGTTGAGCTTCTCTCAGAGATAGGTGAACCAGCGGTTGATCAGCTCATTGAGGCCCTTGACAGCGAGAATAAACTTGTAAGGAGGGGTGCTGCAGCTGCCCTGGGTAATATAGGCGACCCCCGGGCCGTGGAGCCACTTATCAGGGCACTGGAAGATGAGAACAAGTGGGTGAGGCGTGAAGTTTCAACTGCCCTCTCAAAGATGGGGGAGGAGGCCTTTGAACCTCTCCTTGAGAGCCTTTCAAGTGATGACTGGAAGATACGTGGCGCTGCAGCATGGATCATAGGGAACTTTAAGGATGAAAGGGCCATTGAACCCCTTGTCGGGCTCCTTGAAGATGACAGTGGATTTGTAAGGAGTGGAGCCGCCCGTTCACTTGAACAAATCGGTGGAGAGAAGGTTAAGGTTGAAATGGAGAAACTGGCAGAGACTGGAAGCGGTTTTGCAAAAAATGTGGCCATTAATTACCTTGAAACACATTAG
- a CDS encoding glutamate synthase-related protein, translating into MPFKVERKEEVCKRNFDRPGCCWYMCDNRDESLCANCYSCYNNCPHDVYEIINGEPVPLRHENCVGCRICEEMCPNKAIEVNAVPEDRRNVWSFTDLLEIQRKSREGTYKVRGCGAVRRIPTFDDLVIVPAQVSRPPIDKYREPCNTRVVLGDRFAEKPLELDTPIMIAAMSFGALSKEAKIALAMGASLAGTATNTGEGGMLPEERKYASKLIAQYASGRFGVSAEYLNSSDAIEIKIGQGAKSGMGGHLLAEKVTAEVSRIRMIPEGTDALSPARHMDIVGPEDLSMKISQLREITDWKVPIMVKFTSGRVSDDVKIAAKAGADIVVVDGMQGGTGAGPDVVTEHSGVPTIAAIVEADEALKEVNLRDEVSLVAAGGIRSGADVAKAIALGADAVYIGTAALVSIGCRVCQMCYTGTCRKGIATQDPGLRKRLDYVEAGKNVARYIEAMTEEVCMLTQQAGNTDVSKLEKDDLRALTVEASALTGVKMAGMEAPVRF; encoded by the coding sequence ATGCCTTTTAAAGTTGAGAGAAAGGAAGAGGTATGTAAGAGGAACTTTGACCGTCCCGGCTGCTGCTGGTACATGTGCGACAACAGGGACGAGTCACTCTGCGCAAACTGCTATTCATGCTACAATAACTGTCCGCATGATGTTTACGAGATAATAAACGGTGAACCTGTACCCTTAAGACATGAAAACTGTGTAGGGTGCCGTATATGTGAAGAGATGTGTCCAAACAAGGCCATAGAGGTTAACGCTGTACCCGAGGACAGGAGAAACGTCTGGTCCTTCACAGACCTCCTTGAGATACAGCGCAAGTCAAGGGAGGGCACCTACAAGGTCAGGGGCTGCGGTGCCGTGAGGCGCATACCAACCTTCGATGACCTTGTCATTGTACCGGCACAGGTTTCAAGGCCACCGATAGACAAGTACAGGGAGCCCTGCAACACCAGAGTCGTCCTGGGTGACAGGTTCGCTGAGAAACCCCTTGAACTTGACACGCCCATAATGATAGCCGCCATGTCCTTCGGCGCCCTGAGCAAGGAGGCCAAGATAGCCCTTGCAATGGGCGCAAGCCTCGCCGGCACCGCGACAAACACCGGTGAGGGCGGAATGCTCCCTGAAGAGAGGAAGTACGCATCAAAGCTAATTGCACAGTATGCATCAGGACGCTTCGGTGTATCGGCAGAGTACCTTAACAGTTCAGACGCCATTGAGATAAAGATAGGTCAGGGTGCCAAGTCAGGTATGGGAGGCCATCTCCTTGCAGAGAAGGTGACTGCCGAGGTGTCAAGGATAAGGATGATACCCGAGGGCACAGATGCCCTCAGCCCCGCAAGGCACATGGACATCGTTGGACCCGAAGACCTGAGCATGAAGATATCCCAGCTCCGTGAGATAACAGACTGGAAGGTCCCTATAATGGTCAAATTCACATCCGGTCGTGTGAGTGACGATGTAAAGATAGCTGCAAAGGCGGGTGCAGACATCGTCGTGGTGGACGGTATGCAGGGGGGTACGGGTGCCGGACCCGACGTTGTAACCGAGCACTCAGGCGTACCCACCATAGCCGCTATTGTGGAGGCCGACGAGGCCCTCAAGGAGGTCAACCTCAGGGATGAGGTCAGCCTCGTTGCAGCTGGAGGTATAAGGAGCGGGGCGGATGTTGCAAAGGCCATAGCCCTGGGGGCTGATGCAGTGTACATAGGAACAGCAGCCCTTGTATCAATCGGCTGCCGGGTCTGCCAGATGTGCTACACGGGAACATGCAGGAAGGGTATCGCAACTCAGGACCCTGGCCTCAGGAAGCGCCTTGACTATGTGGAGGCAGGTAAGAACGTTGCACGCTACATAGAGGCCATGACTGAGGAGGTCTGCATGCTGACCCAGCAGGCAGGTAACACAGACGTGAGCAAACTTGAAAAGGATGACCTCAGGGCCCTTACCGTTGAGGCATCGGCCCTCACAGGGGTTAAGATGGCGGGTATGGAGGCCCCCGTCAGATTCTAA
- the argJ gene encoding bifunctional ornithine acetyltransferase/N-acetylglutamate synthase — translation MELKFIDGGVCAVDGVLASGCREGKYGVGIIISKDSNAAAIFTSNTVRAEPVKLTEKVMRDGKLSAIVANSGNANCFTGKEGMDDAVRMAERVSEAASVDMDDVAVASTGVIGRRMPLEIIERLIDDAAGRLENSPRASRELAEAIMTTDTYPKEVAVEFELKNGKKARIGAVAKGSGMIAPNMATMLAFITTDVDATPSELKKALRRAADESFNMLIIDGDESTNDMVIITSTCRSGRMDGNFQEALKVVCRKLAWMMARDGEGATKSFMVDVVNAKDSEDARKAARAIAGSSLVKTAIFGADPNWGRIVAAAGYSGAEFNSDDISVSLESDAGSVTVVRRGEILAFEDTGELELAEEIMKEKEIRIIVDLAAGSSGATAYGCDLTYDYVRINAEYTT, via the coding sequence ATGGAACTGAAGTTTATAGATGGTGGAGTGTGCGCCGTTGATGGCGTGCTTGCATCGGGTTGCCGTGAAGGCAAATACGGTGTTGGAATAATCATCAGTAAAGATTCAAATGCAGCAGCCATATTCACATCAAACACCGTCAGGGCTGAGCCGGTTAAACTCACAGAGAAGGTCATGAGGGACGGTAAACTCTCTGCAATCGTTGCAAACAGCGGTAATGCCAACTGCTTCACAGGAAAGGAGGGGATGGATGACGCTGTCCGGATGGCAGAGAGGGTGTCGGAGGCTGCTTCGGTTGACATGGATGATGTTGCCGTTGCATCCACCGGTGTCATCGGAAGGAGGATGCCACTGGAAATCATAGAGAGGCTCATAGATGATGCTGCAGGGAGACTTGAAAATTCTCCCAGGGCATCCCGTGAACTTGCTGAAGCCATCATGACCACAGACACATATCCAAAGGAAGTGGCAGTGGAATTCGAACTTAAAAATGGCAAAAAGGCACGTATAGGTGCGGTTGCCAAGGGATCAGGGATGATAGCCCCCAACATGGCGACCATGCTGGCATTCATAACAACGGATGTTGATGCAACACCCTCCGAGCTTAAAAAGGCCCTCAGGAGGGCTGCTGATGAGAGCTTCAACATGCTCATCATCGATGGTGATGAGAGCACCAACGACATGGTAATAATAACATCCACCTGCAGGTCAGGGAGGATGGATGGGAACTTCCAGGAGGCCCTCAAGGTGGTATGCAGGAAACTAGCATGGATGATGGCCAGGGACGGGGAGGGAGCCACAAAGTCCTTCATGGTGGACGTGGTAAATGCAAAGGACAGTGAAGATGCACGTAAAGCTGCAAGGGCAATTGCAGGTTCATCCCTTGTTAAAACAGCCATATTTGGAGCGGACCCCAACTGGGGGCGTATAGTTGCGGCTGCAGGTTACTCGGGCGCGGAATTTAACTCTGATGATATCAGCGTGTCCCTGGAATCAGATGCGGGTTCGGTCACGGTGGTCAGGAGGGGTGAAATACTTGCCTTTGAGGATACAGGGGAACTTGAACTTGCAGAGGAGATAATGAAGGAGAAGGAGATAAGGATTATCGTTGACCTTGCAGCGGGAAGTTCAGGCGCGACAGCATATGGATGTGACCTCACATATGATTATGTGAGGATAAATGCAGAATATACAACGTAA
- a CDS encoding malate dehydrogenase, which produces MKVSIIGSTGRVGRATALCLAEEEAVNTLHLISREESLEQNIGEVLDMSDALAAKGVSVKLENSADIENIHGSRIVVITAGVPRTAEMDRDDLGFQNGKIVAEYARKIARFAPDSIILVVTNPVDVMTYVALRYSGFHPSRVFGLGNHLDSLRLKNYMARHFNVHVSEVHTRVIGQHGPYMVPLISSTSIGGIPIEHYSSRDYFSGYKRFDLKKTIDKVINAGSNIISKKGATEYGPAFAISNIVKTILNDERRILTVSTLMEGEIDGIRDVCLGIPVKLGKKGIEGVVPVLMDRDEREAFREAADYVKSSTYRVMEFLEDEL; this is translated from the coding sequence TTGAAGGTTAGTATAATTGGATCAACAGGGCGTGTTGGAAGGGCAACAGCACTTTGTCTTGCAGAGGAAGAGGCCGTCAATACCCTTCACCTTATATCAAGGGAGGAGAGCCTCGAGCAGAACATCGGAGAGGTTCTTGATATGAGCGATGCCCTTGCAGCCAAGGGCGTATCTGTCAAACTTGAGAACTCCGCAGATATTGAGAACATTCATGGTTCGAGGATAGTTGTAATAACAGCTGGGGTTCCAAGGACGGCAGAGATGGACAGGGATGACCTAGGATTTCAGAATGGAAAAATAGTGGCAGAATACGCAAGGAAGATAGCAAGGTTCGCCCCCGATTCAATTATACTTGTCGTCACCAACCCCGTCGATGTGATGACATATGTGGCCCTCAGGTATTCAGGGTTCCATCCAAGCAGGGTCTTTGGCCTTGGCAACCACCTGGATTCCCTTCGCCTAAAGAACTACATGGCCAGGCACTTCAACGTCCATGTCAGTGAGGTCCACACTAGGGTTATAGGGCAGCACGGCCCCTACATGGTCCCCCTGATAAGCTCCACCTCCATTGGAGGAATACCAATTGAACACTATTCCAGCAGGGATTACTTCTCTGGCTACAAGAGATTTGACCTTAAAAAGACCATTGATAAGGTCATCAATGCAGGGAGCAACATCATAAGTAAGAAGGGGGCCACCGAGTACGGACCTGCCTTTGCAATCTCAAACATAGTTAAAACAATACTGAATGATGAGAGAAGGATACTCACGGTATCAACCCTCATGGAGGGTGAAATTGATGGTATAAGGGACGTGTGCCTGGGGATCCCTGTTAAACTTGGCAAAAAAGGTATTGAGGGTGTTGTACCTGTGTTAATGGACAGGGATGAGAGGGAAGCCTTCAGGGAGGCTGCTGATTATGTTAAAAGCTCCACCTACAGGGTGATGGAGTTTCTTGAAGATGAACTCTGA
- the aksF gene encoding homoisocitrate dehydrogenase, protein MYRITVIPGDGIGGEVMDAALTVLDAVDLEFEFTLAEAGDGCFRRCGETIPDETIRLVRKADATLFGAVTTVPGQKSAIITLRRELDLFANLRPVRSLPGVPCLYPDLDFVIVRENTEDLYVGDEEYTSDGAVARRVITRAASERIVRFAFDYAVGDGRGGVTAVHKANVLKKTDGIFREVFYEVASSYPQVEANDYYVDATAMYLITQPHEFDVIVTTNMFGDILSDEAAALVGGLGVAPSANIGEKNAIFEPVHGSAPQIAGKNIANPTAMILSTALMLKHLKKPQEAQKIQEALERVLKKGVMTPDLGGTATTSGMADAVRKEVLEL, encoded by the coding sequence ATGTACAGGATTACGGTTATACCCGGTGATGGTATTGGCGGTGAGGTTATGGATGCTGCCCTCACCGTGCTGGACGCTGTTGACCTTGAATTTGAATTTACACTGGCAGAGGCAGGAGACGGGTGCTTCAGGAGGTGCGGTGAGACAATACCCGATGAGACCATAAGGCTTGTGAGGAAGGCTGATGCAACACTCTTCGGAGCAGTTACCACCGTGCCGGGGCAGAAAAGCGCCATAATCACCCTGAGGCGTGAACTGGACCTTTTTGCGAATTTAAGGCCTGTAAGGTCTCTTCCAGGGGTTCCGTGCCTTTATCCGGACCTGGATTTTGTGATTGTCCGTGAGAACACCGAGGATCTCTATGTTGGTGATGAGGAGTACACGTCTGATGGTGCTGTTGCAAGGCGTGTTATAACCAGGGCTGCCTCCGAGAGGATTGTGAGGTTTGCCTTTGATTACGCGGTGGGTGATGGCCGCGGCGGTGTTACGGCCGTCCATAAGGCCAACGTCCTCAAGAAGACAGACGGCATATTCAGGGAAGTCTTCTACGAGGTCGCCTCCAGTTACCCCCAGGTGGAGGCCAATGACTACTATGTGGATGCCACAGCCATGTACCTCATCACACAGCCCCATGAATTCGATGTCATCGTCACAACCAACATGTTCGGAGACATACTCTCAGACGAAGCCGCAGCCCTGGTCGGAGGCCTCGGAGTAGCACCATCAGCAAACATAGGCGAAAAAAACGCCATATTCGAACCAGTACACGGATCAGCACCACAAATAGCCGGAAAAAACATAGCCAACCCCACAGCAATGATACTATCAACAGCACTCATGCTAAAACACCTCAAAAAACCACAAGAAGCCCAGAAAATACAGGAAGCACTTGAGAGGGTTCTGAAGAAGGGTGTCATGACCCCTGACCTGGGCGGGACTGCAACCACATCCGGGATGGCCGATGCTGTGAGGAAGGAAGTCCTTGAGCTGTAA
- a CDS encoding tetratricopeptide repeat protein: MFRLNFLSIFDSLRNKGGALKHYKQKLHEYQEHEAEVLIDIGVIYLDRGEPQKAAKNFEAALENYRKLNFPEGIAYASELLGDSFMVMRDFERALSCYSDVLSIYSEIRSPLADDIREKIYEAGKIREAISSIEDENESEDSAEDKLAMEVSSEAETLFRLSDELLEFVDGFETYRDAWSCRDMDFLRDNLESAAVIGDGSSGAVLNLLTGKHELEEGGIDDALRFIKRSSRLFKETGDMKGLAVSRVITGIVLFIMDERENLYRVFKEALATFRSLELDDAERVTMKIINTLSRM; this comes from the coding sequence ATGTTTCGGCTGAATTTTTTAAGCATATTTGATTCGCTCAGGAATAAAGGGGGGGCCCTCAAACATTACAAGCAGAAGCTCCATGAGTATCAGGAACATGAAGCCGAGGTTCTCATAGATATAGGTGTGATCTACCTTGATCGTGGCGAGCCACAGAAGGCTGCGAAGAACTTTGAGGCCGCACTTGAAAACTACAGGAAACTTAATTTCCCGGAGGGTATTGCCTATGCATCAGAACTCCTCGGGGATTCGTTCATGGTCATGAGGGACTTTGAAAGGGCCCTTTCATGCTACTCTGATGTTCTGTCAATCTACTCTGAGATCAGATCTCCACTTGCAGATGACATCAGGGAGAAGATATACGAGGCAGGTAAGATCAGGGAGGCCATATCCTCCATTGAAGATGAAAATGAATCTGAGGACTCTGCTGAGGATAAACTTGCCATGGAGGTCTCATCTGAAGCAGAGACCCTGTTCAGGCTTTCTGATGAACTCCTTGAATTCGTGGATGGGTTTGAAACATACAGGGATGCATGGAGCTGCAGGGACATGGATTTCCTGAGGGATAACCTTGAATCTGCGGCGGTCATTGGTGATGGTTCATCAGGGGCCGTCCTCAACCTGCTTACTGGAAAGCATGAACTCGAGGAGGGAGGGATTGATGATGCCCTGAGGTTCATTAAAAGGTCCAGCAGGCTCTTTAAGGAGACCGGTGACATGAAGGGACTTGCTGTTTCGCGTGTTATAACAGGGATAGTACTTTTCATCATGGATGAACGTGAAAACCTCTACCGGGTCTTTAAGGAGGCCCTTGCAACATTCAGATCTCTGGAACTTGATGATGCCGAGAGGGTTACCATGAAGATCATAAACACCCTCAGCAGGATGTAG
- the argB gene encoding acetylglutamate kinase, translated as MKTVNILVEALPYIKKFHKKKIMIKYGGHAMIDNAAMDSTARDTVLLKYVGMEPVVVHGGGPEISRAMNKMGKQPEFIEGLRVTDEETMEIVKMVLVGKINTSIVSRICYHGGRAVGLSGKDSSLLLARKKAPHVIRDDETGEKREIDLGLVGEIESLDTGIIDMLTENGYIPVISPIGVDRNVNTLNLNADTVAGEIASGIGAEKLIVLTDVPGILEDPSNPETLIRRISVDELSDLVKSGVIEGGMLPKTLTCIKAINEGVSSAHIIDGRVKHSLLLEIFTKKGIGTMITG; from the coding sequence ATGAAAACAGTAAATATCCTTGTGGAGGCATTGCCCTACATCAAGAAATTCCATAAGAAGAAGATAATGATCAAGTACGGCGGCCACGCCATGATAGATAATGCAGCCATGGACTCAACAGCCCGCGACACCGTCCTGCTGAAGTATGTGGGCATGGAACCTGTTGTTGTCCATGGCGGAGGACCCGAAATCTCAAGGGCCATGAACAAGATGGGTAAGCAGCCAGAGTTCATTGAGGGCCTCAGGGTTACGGATGAGGAGACAATGGAGATAGTTAAGATGGTCCTGGTTGGTAAGATAAACACCAGCATCGTGTCAAGGATATGCTACCATGGCGGGAGGGCCGTTGGCCTCTCAGGTAAGGACAGCAGCCTCCTCCTGGCCAGGAAGAAGGCGCCCCACGTGATCAGGGATGATGAGACCGGTGAGAAGAGGGAGATAGACCTTGGACTGGTAGGGGAGATCGAATCCCTTGACACCGGAATAATCGACATGTTAACGGAGAACGGTTACATCCCTGTCATATCCCCTATAGGTGTTGACAGGAACGTCAACACCCTCAACCTGAACGCTGATACCGTTGCAGGTGAGATAGCATCGGGTATAGGCGCTGAGAAACTAATAGTCCTCACGGATGTCCCTGGTATACTTGAGGACCCATCGAACCCTGAAACCCTCATAAGGAGGATAAGCGTTGATGAACTGAGCGACCTTGTAAAGAGTGGTGTTATAGAGGGCGGGATGCTCCCCAAGACCCTCACATGCATAAAGGCCATCAATGAGGGTGTTTCATCAGCCCATATCATCGATGGAAGGGTTAAACACTCCCTCCTCCTTGAGATATTCACAAAGAAGGGAATAGGCACCATGATAACCGGGTGA
- the pdxT gene encoding pyridoxal 5'-phosphate synthase glutaminase subunit PdxT — protein sequence MIRIGILDLQGDVSEHLEMTRKAIERMGIDAEAVRVRTASEASSSDAIIISGGESTVIGKLMEETGIKDVIIREKKPVMGTCAGLILLARETDYQQPLLGLIDMKVKRIAFGRQRDSFEEKIEILGREIRGIFIRAPAVTETGEGVEVLSRLNDKIIAVKEGCNMALAFHPELGEDTGLHEYFIKEVLNCVE from the coding sequence ATGATAAGGATAGGTATTCTTGATCTGCAGGGAGATGTTTCTGAACACCTCGAGATGACCCGGAAGGCCATTGAAAGGATGGGTATAGATGCAGAGGCCGTGAGGGTGAGAACAGCCAGCGAAGCCTCATCATCCGATGCAATAATAATCTCCGGGGGCGAGAGCACCGTCATAGGGAAGCTCATGGAGGAGACAGGAATAAAGGACGTCATAATCAGGGAAAAGAAACCAGTCATGGGAACATGCGCAGGGCTGATCCTCCTTGCAAGGGAAACAGACTACCAGCAGCCCCTCCTGGGACTCATAGACATGAAGGTTAAGAGGATCGCCTTCGGAAGACAGAGGGACTCCTTTGAAGAAAAAATAGAGATACTTGGGAGGGAAATCAGGGGAATATTCATAAGGGCACCTGCCGTCACCGAAACCGGTGAGGGAGTTGAGGTACTGTCAAGGCTCAACGATAAGATCATCGCCGTGAAGGAGGGATGCAACATGGCGCTGGCCTTCCACCCTGAACTTGGAGAGGACACAGGGCTTCATGAATACTTTATAAAGGAGGTATTAAATTGTGTGGAATAG
- a CDS encoding class II glutamine amidotransferase, which translates to MCGIAGVVYKDGKLHPVGADMTRMLHALQHRGPDSAGFSIYGGLGLEENEYLLNIEVREKPGLLDTVREAVETVSPIRADEIIPSVENYIIYRCRIQLESFSQLKPLIMDIDKLEDVMVLNGSHSFEMIKDVGSVLEIADRYDTWSKKGTHAIGHTRFSTESIVDRYHAHPFQSYIIPDITVVHNGQITNYWKIREPLERKGHIFETNNDTECIVHYVADKLASGYSLEEALEQSVKDMDGPFSYIVGTPQGVGIAKDQLGLRPGVMAENDEVFAVASEEVSLREVMDTTEVEQISPGEVRVYEI; encoded by the coding sequence TTGTGTGGAATAGCAGGAGTGGTCTACAAGGATGGGAAACTTCACCCTGTGGGAGCAGACATGACAAGGATGCTCCATGCACTGCAGCACAGGGGACCTGATTCAGCAGGATTCTCAATATACGGGGGACTCGGACTTGAGGAAAACGAGTACCTTCTTAACATTGAGGTCAGGGAAAAACCAGGCCTCCTAGACACTGTCAGGGAAGCTGTTGAAACGGTAAGCCCCATCAGGGCAGATGAGATCATCCCATCAGTTGAAAACTACATAATATACCGCTGCAGGATCCAGCTCGAATCATTCTCACAGCTCAAACCACTCATAATGGACATAGATAAACTTGAAGACGTCATGGTCCTCAATGGAAGCCACTCCTTTGAGATGATAAAGGACGTTGGATCGGTCCTTGAAATAGCTGACAGATACGATACATGGTCAAAGAAGGGGACACATGCAATAGGCCACACAAGGTTCTCAACAGAGAGCATAGTCGACCGCTACCATGCACACCCCTTCCAGAGCTACATAATCCCTGACATAACAGTTGTCCACAACGGCCAGATCACAAACTACTGGAAGATAAGGGAACCCCTTGAGAGGAAGGGCCACATATTCGAGACAAACAACGACACGGAGTGCATAGTCCACTACGTGGCAGATAAACTGGCATCAGGCTACAGCCTTGAAGAAGCCCTTGAACAGTCCGTGAAGGACATGGACGGTCCCTTCTCATACATTGTAGGGACACCTCAGGGTGTTGGAATAGCCAAGGACCAGCTGGGCCTCAGGCCAGGGGTCATGGCAGAAAACGATGAGGTCTTTGCCGTGGCATCCGAGGAGGTATCCCTCAGGGAGGTAATGGACACCACCGAGGTTGAACAGATATCCCCCGGAGAGGTGAGGGTGTACGAGATATAG
- a CDS encoding Coenzyme F420 hydrogenase/dehydrogenase, beta subunit C-terminal domain, whose amino-acid sequence MSKSRYAMAGTPCQITAAALMENYTEEFPVEIKIGLFCMENFSYTYLSQLAMEEGVDLADVSECRIEKGKLWFRLNDGSTVAVPLERARSAMRKSCAVCMDFASEQSDISVGSVGSPEGWSTIIIRTDKGLELVEKARKAGYIETEPIKDSGLRLLEKLAAGKKEENLEEIKMRESVARPVMYWRVMPDDEYTEEVKDYQFDDLRSDVIDVGACVLCGACLASCPEDIIGIEDRKPEVRGECPPGCNICYLACPRTYVPDSIVSRESASEPLGEYMEVLSARAPMFRGQDGGVATALLAFAVKEGMVDGAIVVDKEAERPWKPVPKLAEDPEDIVGAAGTKYSACPIFRVLKEEGD is encoded by the coding sequence ATGAGCAAATCAAGGTATGCGATGGCTGGGACACCCTGCCAGATAACCGCAGCAGCCCTCATGGAAAATTACACCGAAGAATTCCCTGTTGAAATCAAAATAGGGCTCTTCTGCATGGAGAACTTCTCATACACCTACCTCAGTCAGCTTGCCATGGAGGAGGGTGTGGATCTGGCTGATGTTTCAGAGTGCAGGATAGAGAAGGGGAAGCTCTGGTTCAGGCTCAATGATGGAAGCACCGTGGCGGTGCCCCTTGAAAGGGCAAGGTCCGCAATGAGGAAGAGCTGCGCGGTATGCATGGACTTCGCATCAGAACAGTCAGATATATCAGTAGGGTCAGTTGGCTCACCCGAGGGATGGTCAACCATCATAATAAGGACGGATAAGGGCCTTGAACTTGTTGAAAAGGCAAGAAAGGCAGGGTACATCGAGACGGAACCCATAAAGGACAGCGGACTCAGACTCCTTGAGAAGCTTGCAGCAGGAAAGAAGGAGGAGAACCTTGAGGAGATAAAGATGAGGGAGTCCGTTGCAAGGCCGGTCATGTACTGGCGCGTGATGCCCGACGATGAATACACCGAGGAGGTGAAGGACTACCAGTTCGATGACCTCCGCTCTGATGTAATCGATGTGGGTGCATGCGTACTCTGCGGGGCCTGCCTGGCATCATGCCCCGAGGACATAATAGGGATAGAGGACAGGAAACCGGAGGTCAGGGGAGAATGCCCGCCGGGCTGCAACATCTGCTACCTTGCCTGTCCAAGGACCTATGTACCCGACAGCATAGTAAGCCGTGAATCCGCATCAGAACCCCTGGGCGAGTACATGGAGGTACTCTCTGCAAGGGCACCCATGTTCAGGGGACAGGATGGTGGTGTTGCAACGGCACTGCTGGCCTTTGCAGTGAAGGAAGGGATGGTTGACGGAGCCATCGTGGTTGATAAAGAGGCTGAGAGACCATGGAAACCGGTACCGAAACTGGCAGAGGATCCTGAGGATATAGTGGGGGCTGCAGGCACAAAGTACTCAGCATGTCCTATCTTCAGGGTCCTGAAGGAGGAGGGGGATTGA
- a CDS encoding GXGXG domain-containing protein has product MMEAIINAESKTPREVNREIKSLAPNHDRIIVRNPNAMHYLGAGLTEDVELIIDGSAGYFAATMIHGPRVTIKGNGGWFPADNMTEGEVIIEGSAGDGAGQGIYGGTVVVRRDAGSRTGEIMKNGTIIIGGNSSFMTGRFMMGGRIVVLGDLAEDAGESIIRGKIYVRGEIKSLGKNAKVEGITPEEEDELRELLSGYGFDLEDDDYRAFRKIVPRSKRPFYGEESEEG; this is encoded by the coding sequence ATGATGGAAGCCATAATTAATGCTGAATCAAAGACCCCCAGGGAGGTTAACAGGGAGATAAAGAGCCTTGCACCGAACCATGACAGGATAATAGTCAGAAACCCCAATGCAATGCACTACCTGGGAGCCGGCCTCACAGAGGATGTTGAACTCATCATTGATGGATCGGCAGGATACTTCGCCGCCACAATGATCCACGGTCCAAGGGTGACCATAAAGGGTAATGGAGGATGGTTCCCTGCAGATAACATGACAGAGGGTGAGGTCATCATCGAGGGCTCCGCCGGTGACGGTGCAGGTCAGGGAATATACGGCGGAACCGTAGTAGTAAGGAGAGATGCCGGTTCAAGGACCGGGGAGATAATGAAGAACGGCACCATCATAATCGGCGGTAACTCGAGCTTCATGACAGGTCGTTTCATGATGGGCGGCAGGATAGTGGTCCTGGGGGACCTTGCAGAGGATGCAGGGGAATCCATCATAAGGGGGAAGATCTATGTCCGCGGAGAGATCAAAAGCCTCGGTAAGAACGCGAAGGTTGAAGGGATAACCCCTGAGGAGGAGGATGAACTGAGGGAACTACTGTCAGGATATGGCTTCGACCTGGAGGATGATGATTACAGGGCCTTCAGAAAGATAGTTCCAAGGAGTAAAAGGCCATTTTATGGTGAAGAATCGGAGGAAGGATAA